In the Streptomyces sp. BHT-5-2 genome, one interval contains:
- a CDS encoding Bax inhibitor-1/YccA family protein, with translation MRSSNPVFSRRGFSRGAGYADFNAPPQAGGPAAAYAGANPYAGANPYATETPQYAPQYTPQTRPMTMDDVVTRTGLTLGTVIAGATVGWLFLTGHLAFALGAGLAATVLGFVQSFKRKPVPALILGYAALEGVFLGALSGFINDLPKMNGAPMQAVLGTMAVFVAMLVAYKTRIVRVTERFTRFVMIAALGFVLLSLVNLLFMVFGGGDGLGFRSGGLGIVFGIVGVVLGALFLAMDFKQVEDGVAYGAPREESWLAAFGLTTTLVWIYWEMLRLISILRD, from the coding sequence ATGAGGAGCAGCAACCCGGTCTTCTCGCGACGGGGGTTCAGCCGCGGTGCCGGCTATGCGGACTTCAATGCGCCGCCGCAGGCCGGGGGCCCCGCAGCCGCGTACGCCGGAGCCAACCCGTACGCCGGAGCCAACCCGTACGCCACCGAGACGCCGCAGTACGCACCCCAGTACACCCCGCAGACCCGACCCATGACGATGGACGACGTCGTCACGCGCACGGGCCTGACGCTCGGTACGGTCATCGCCGGCGCCACCGTCGGCTGGCTGTTCCTGACCGGCCACCTCGCCTTCGCCCTCGGCGCCGGCCTGGCCGCGACGGTGCTCGGCTTCGTCCAGTCCTTCAAGCGCAAGCCGGTCCCGGCGCTGATCCTGGGCTACGCGGCGCTGGAGGGCGTCTTCCTCGGCGCGCTCAGCGGCTTCATCAACGACCTGCCGAAGATGAACGGCGCCCCCATGCAGGCGGTGCTGGGCACGATGGCGGTGTTCGTCGCCATGCTCGTCGCCTACAAGACCCGCATCGTGCGGGTCACCGAACGCTTCACCCGCTTCGTGATGATCGCGGCGCTGGGCTTCGTCCTGCTGTCGCTGGTGAACCTGCTGTTCATGGTGTTCGGCGGCGGTGACGGCCTCGGCTTCCGCAGCGGCGGCCTGGGCATCGTCTTCGGCATCGTGGGCGTGGTGCTCGGCGCGCTCTTCCTCGCCATGGACTTCAAGCAGGTCGAGGACGGCGTCGCCTACGGCGCGCCGCGCGAGGAGTCCTGGCTGGCCGCCTTCGGCCTGACCACGACCCTGGTGTGGATCTACTGGGAGATGCTGCGGCTGATCTCGATCCTGCGCGACTGA
- a CDS encoding CDP-glycerol glycerophosphotransferase family protein, with amino-acid sequence MPDVSVVVIVYNDADRLPTAVQSVLDQTLRDVEVVIVDDCSTDRSFEVAQALAATHPERVRAFQLPENSGAGGEPRNLGIQHTRGQYVMFLDSDDVLEHNACRNLLEAAEETEADIVSGLCVRIHRDTRNQKRDEWYAWLYSTTRTLESVTELPDLFVWDTLSTNKCYRREFLIENELRFPKGMFYEDLMFIADAYLAANRITLIPNQVYFWNVFEKAAVKSVTNRRHEMTNYIHRLEVHRRIDAALAERGLTGMKLAKDVKFLKHDLVLHLRDLPFRDEAYRQEFAALSKEYLAGLAPEAYERVQPIQAICAYLLQKGDWDNLIPAVDSLINRAKLSSPLAQHDGRIYWCEGHFDDAFGREVLDVTDLGYHEKPVNQLFLRNQLTRFSEEGSTVSLAGRITNPLGVIPEGATLRAELEFSARRRSLQSFTFPVQTVRHEGDTVVWETAADLTARLRPLGIVDTIWDVRLRLDVDGVSTTSRLTVADTELAGGPLPIRPRLTRMVADHIEPHVSSKGHLAFRLISESPGAERVQDLITKGMHGKPGALAKSGYRKAKALRKTLTSGDTKLRAYHEVFSRLPIKKRTVVFESHLGKQYSDSPRAIYEEMRRQGLEFEAIWSYAGSPKDFPKDATLVKRWSLQYLKALAQAEYWVDNQSYPLKLTKRPETTYIQTWHGSALKNMGFDQPTLKAQTRQQQAEQQASLDRFDRFLCRTEHDARTLAKAFRLKEKTLLRVGYPRNDALVKARLRETELGHRERGALAAELGIPADKKVLLYAPTFRKAGGRHGRFALPFDVERFADEFGDRYVLLVRSHYLNHVVLPPTVQGRVIDVSARHDITPILELADGLVTDYSSVMFDYALLDRPLMFFTYDYDEYVHEGRGTYFDLLEHAPGPVVRTEEDFFEAMQSFESQQLEYAKDRKEFVAKFGEYDQGDAAQSIVDQFFAQWSR; translated from the coding sequence GTGCCTGACGTCTCAGTAGTCGTCATTGTCTACAACGACGCCGACCGGTTGCCGACCGCGGTCCAGTCCGTACTGGATCAGACACTGCGGGACGTCGAGGTGGTGATCGTCGACGACTGCAGCACCGACCGTTCTTTCGAGGTCGCACAGGCGCTCGCGGCCACCCACCCGGAGCGGGTCAGAGCCTTCCAGCTGCCGGAGAACAGCGGTGCCGGCGGCGAGCCGCGGAACCTCGGCATTCAGCACACGCGCGGACAGTACGTCATGTTCCTGGACAGCGACGACGTCCTGGAGCACAACGCCTGCCGCAATTTGCTGGAGGCCGCGGAGGAAACCGAGGCGGACATCGTCTCGGGTCTGTGTGTCCGAATCCACAGGGACACCCGGAACCAGAAGCGGGACGAGTGGTACGCCTGGCTCTATTCCACGACCCGCACCCTCGAATCGGTCACGGAATTGCCGGACCTTTTTGTGTGGGACACCCTTTCCACCAACAAGTGCTACCGCCGCGAATTCCTCATCGAGAATGAACTCCGCTTCCCCAAGGGGATGTTCTACGAGGACCTGATGTTCATCGCCGACGCTTATCTCGCGGCGAACCGCATCACCCTGATTCCCAATCAGGTCTACTTCTGGAACGTCTTCGAGAAGGCCGCCGTGAAGTCGGTGACGAACCGGCGGCACGAGATGACGAATTACATCCACCGGCTGGAGGTCCACCGGCGGATCGACGCCGCACTGGCCGAGCGCGGCCTCACCGGGATGAAGCTCGCCAAGGACGTCAAGTTCCTCAAGCACGACCTGGTGCTCCACCTGCGGGACCTGCCGTTCCGCGACGAGGCGTACCGCCAGGAGTTCGCCGCCCTCTCCAAGGAGTACCTCGCCGGCCTCGCGCCCGAGGCGTACGAGCGGGTCCAGCCGATCCAGGCCATCTGCGCCTACCTGCTGCAGAAGGGCGACTGGGACAACCTCATCCCGGCGGTCGACAGCCTCATCAACCGCGCCAAGCTCTCCTCGCCGCTCGCCCAGCACGACGGCCGGATCTACTGGTGCGAGGGCCACTTCGACGACGCGTTCGGCCGCGAGGTGCTGGACGTCACTGATCTCGGCTACCACGAGAAGCCGGTCAACCAGCTGTTCCTGCGCAACCAGCTCACCCGGTTCTCCGAGGAGGGCAGCACCGTCTCGCTGGCCGGCCGGATCACCAACCCGCTCGGCGTGATCCCCGAGGGCGCCACGCTCCGCGCCGAGCTGGAGTTCAGCGCCCGCCGCCGCAGCCTGCAGTCGTTCACCTTCCCGGTGCAGACGGTGCGCCACGAGGGCGACACCGTGGTGTGGGAGACCGCCGCCGACCTCACCGCGCGGCTGCGCCCGCTGGGCATCGTCGACACCATCTGGGACGTCCGGCTGCGCCTGGACGTCGACGGGGTGTCCACCACCTCCCGGCTGACGGTGGCCGACACCGAGCTGGCCGGCGGCCCGCTGCCGATCCGGCCGCGGCTGACCCGGATGGTCGCCGACCACATCGAGCCGCACGTCTCCTCCAAGGGGCACCTGGCGTTCCGGCTGATCAGCGAGAGCCCTGGCGCCGAGCGCGTGCAGGACCTGATCACCAAGGGCATGCACGGCAAGCCGGGCGCGCTGGCCAAGTCCGGCTACCGCAAGGCCAAGGCGCTGCGCAAGACGCTCACCTCCGGGGACACCAAGCTGCGGGCGTACCACGAGGTGTTCAGCCGGCTGCCGATCAAGAAGCGGACGGTGGTCTTCGAGAGCCACCTCGGCAAGCAGTACAGCGACAGCCCGCGCGCCATCTACGAGGAGATGCGCCGGCAGGGCCTGGAGTTCGAGGCGATCTGGTCGTACGCCGGGTCCCCGAAGGACTTCCCCAAGGACGCCACCCTGGTCAAGCGCTGGTCGCTGCAGTACCTCAAGGCGCTGGCGCAGGCGGAGTACTGGGTGGACAACCAGAGCTACCCGCTGAAGCTGACCAAGCGCCCCGAGACCACCTACATCCAGACCTGGCACGGCTCGGCGCTGAAGAACATGGGCTTCGACCAGCCCACGCTCAAGGCGCAGACCCGCCAGCAGCAGGCCGAGCAGCAGGCGTCGCTGGACCGCTTCGACCGCTTCCTGTGCCGCACCGAGCACGACGCGCGGACGCTGGCCAAGGCGTTCCGGCTGAAGGAGAAGACCCTGCTGCGGGTGGGCTACCCGCGCAACGACGCGCTGGTCAAGGCCCGGCTGAGGGAGACCGAGCTGGGCCACCGGGAGCGCGGTGCACTCGCGGCGGAGCTGGGCATCCCCGCGGACAAGAAGGTGCTGTTGTACGCGCCGACGTTCCGCAAGGCGGGCGGCCGGCACGGCCGGTTCGCGCTCCCCTTCGACGTGGAGCGCTTCGCCGACGAGTTCGGCGACCGCTACGTCCTGTTGGTCCGCTCGCACTACCTCAACCACGTGGTGCTGCCGCCGACCGTGCAGGGCCGGGTGATCGACGTCTCGGCACGGCACGACATCACCCCGATCCTGGAGCTGGCCGACGGCCTGGTCACGGACTATTCGTCGGTGATGTTCGACTACGCGCTGCTCGACCGGCCGCTGATGTTCTTCACCTACGACTACGACGAATATGTGCACGAGGGCCGCGGAACGTACTTCGATCTGCTGGAACACGCCCCGGGGCCGGTGGTGCGCACCGAGGAAGATTTCTTCGAGGCCATGCAGTCTTTCGAGTCCCAGCAGCTGGAATACGCCAAGGACCGCAAGGAATTCGTCGCCAAGTTCGGGGAATACGACCAGGGCGACGCCGCACAGAGCATCGTCGACCAGTTCTTTGCGCAGTGGAGCCGTTGA
- a CDS encoding glycosyltransferase family 4 protein: MTKSNAAEPRDIFFVSNSVNELGGITSWSHQMARLFAERGHRVHVVGIVPPPEGRVHELGPDLPYETTTLYDVHPPSVRPVRGLKDRLNVVEQRRRAAREAGMHEQAAKMSALFRAARPGGVVIVTQVWAMEWVALADTAGLAVIGMSHESFETCRKSSRFARVKRFYQDVDRMLPLTREDADKWIRQRMDNVGFMPNPLPFFPDVPSDRSRKVVASIGRLHEEKGVDLLLEAWARVAPQHPDWTLRIYGSGEEAEALRKQAAELGVTNSVEWMGRTSDVAGALRESAVFALSSRGEGFPLAPMEAMATAVPCVAFDVAPGVREIITDGTDGFLAPPGNVTEFARHLGTLMSDEELRNRMGETARENIQRFSTDEIVGRWEALFALVER; the protein is encoded by the coding sequence ATGACCAAGTCGAACGCAGCCGAGCCGCGGGACATCTTCTTCGTCTCCAACAGCGTCAACGAGCTGGGCGGCATCACCAGTTGGTCGCACCAGATGGCGCGCCTGTTCGCCGAGCGCGGCCACCGGGTGCACGTCGTCGGCATCGTGCCGCCCCCCGAGGGCCGGGTCCACGAGCTCGGCCCGGACCTGCCGTACGAGACCACCACGCTCTATGACGTGCACCCGCCGAGCGTCCGCCCGGTGCGCGGCCTGAAGGACCGGCTGAACGTCGTCGAGCAGCGCCGCCGGGCGGCCCGCGAGGCCGGGATGCACGAGCAGGCGGCCAAGATGAGCGCGCTGTTCCGGGCGGCTCGTCCGGGTGGCGTGGTGATCGTCACGCAGGTGTGGGCGATGGAGTGGGTGGCGCTGGCCGACACCGCCGGGCTGGCGGTCATCGGAATGAGCCACGAGTCGTTCGAGACCTGCCGCAAGTCGTCCCGGTTCGCCCGCGTCAAGCGGTTTTACCAGGACGTCGACCGGATGCTGCCGCTCACCCGCGAGGACGCGGACAAGTGGATCCGGCAGCGGATGGACAACGTCGGCTTCATGCCGAACCCGCTGCCGTTCTTCCCCGACGTCCCCTCGGACCGCTCCCGCAAGGTCGTGGCGAGCATTGGCCGACTGCACGAGGAGAAGGGCGTCGACCTGCTCCTGGAGGCGTGGGCGAGGGTCGCGCCGCAGCACCCGGACTGGACGCTGCGGATCTACGGCTCCGGTGAGGAGGCCGAGGCGCTGCGCAAGCAGGCGGCCGAGCTGGGGGTGACGAATTCGGTCGAGTGGATGGGCCGGACCAGCGATGTCGCCGGGGCGCTGCGGGAGAGCGCGGTCTTCGCGCTGAGTTCGCGCGGCGAGGGCTTCCCGCTCGCGCCCATGGAGGCGATGGCCACCGCGGTGCCGTGTGTGGCCTTCGACGTGGCCCCGGGCGTCCGCGAGATCATCACGGACGGCACCGACGGCTTCCTGGCCCCGCCCGGCAACGTCACCGAATTCGCCCGCCACCTCGGCACGCTGATGTCGGACGAGGAACTGCGGAACCGGATGGGCGAGACGGCCCGGGAGAACATCCAGCGGTTCTCCACCGACGAGATTGTCGGCCGCTGGGAGGCGCTGTTCGCGCTCGTGGAGCGCTGA